In a single window of the Planctomycetaceae bacterium genome:
- a CDS encoding TIGR04283 family arsenosugar biosynthesis glycosyltransferase, translating into MSDCIIVMSRYPVPGLAKTRLIPAIGAMRAAALHERMVRHTLNTVDEFRRSRSVDACVCYTGGTAEQMRERFGSHFRYEKQSEGDLGHRMHRAIIQAIQSGATRVVVIGTDCPSLNTSFIELAFDRLMDADLVWGPARDGGYYLLGCRRVHEVIFNDIHWGTAGVLSQSIRSAESAGLISARLPALSDVDFAEDLVSCRRLFVDASDVFPPCIQDRLSVIIPTLNEESCLPRTLKQFSSLPDDSSLEVIVADGGSCDKTISIAESFGARVVSCNSGRGPQLNSGACISTGEWLLFLHADTLLPPDYRSQIEQLLAEVPSVNPADRQSQRFIRAGAFRLRIDAEGWIYRIIEAGANLRSRWRQMPYGDQAFFIRSGDFFDVGGFQNWPLMEDFEFSQRIRRCGRFALASGSVRTSARRWQKKGVVRTTIRNQLTALAFRLGASPEFLADRYRR; encoded by the coding sequence ATGTCCGACTGCATCATCGTGATGTCGCGCTATCCGGTGCCGGGTTTGGCCAAGACGCGGTTGATCCCCGCCATAGGTGCCATGCGCGCTGCAGCACTTCATGAACGCATGGTTCGGCACACCCTGAACACTGTGGATGAATTTCGTCGAAGCAGAAGCGTCGACGCATGTGTTTGTTATACAGGCGGAACAGCCGAGCAGATGCGTGAGCGATTCGGGAGCCATTTCCGGTACGAGAAGCAATCCGAAGGCGACCTCGGCCATCGAATGCATAGGGCGATCATCCAGGCGATTCAATCGGGGGCCACTCGTGTCGTGGTCATTGGAACGGATTGTCCCAGCCTGAATACGTCATTCATTGAACTCGCTTTTGATCGCCTCATGGATGCAGATCTGGTTTGGGGGCCCGCCAGGGACGGCGGATATTACCTGCTGGGATGTCGTCGCGTCCATGAAGTGATTTTCAACGACATCCATTGGGGTACTGCAGGCGTGCTGTCTCAATCGATCCGAAGCGCAGAATCGGCCGGACTGATTTCGGCCAGATTGCCTGCACTTTCAGATGTTGATTTTGCAGAAGACCTGGTGAGTTGTCGGAGACTGTTCGTCGATGCGAGCGACGTATTCCCGCCGTGTATTCAGGACCGGCTGTCGGTAATTATTCCAACGCTTAACGAAGAATCATGCCTGCCTCGCACCCTGAAACAATTCTCGTCTTTGCCTGACGACAGTTCACTTGAAGTAATTGTGGCTGACGGAGGGAGCTGCGATAAAACGATCTCAATTGCTGAAAGTTTTGGCGCACGCGTGGTTTCGTGCAACAGTGGACGTGGGCCTCAACTCAATTCCGGGGCCTGTATCAGTACCGGAGAATGGTTGCTGTTTCTGCATGCTGACACGCTTCTTCCGCCAGACTACCGAAGCCAGATCGAGCAGTTGCTTGCTGAAGTTCCGTCAGTCAATCCTGCCGATCGGCAGTCTCAGCGATTCATCAGGGCGGGAGCATTCCGCCTGCGAATTGATGCCGAGGGCTGGATCTATCGGATTATCGAAGCGGGGGCCAATCTTCGATCGCGATGGCGACAAATGCCATATGGAGATCAGGCGTTTTTCATTCGGTCTGGCGACTTCTTCGATGTCGGCGGGTTTCAGAACTGGCCGCTGATGGAAGACTTCGAGTTCAGTCAGCGAATACGTCGTTGTGGCCGATTCGCTTTGGCTAGTGGATCTGTCAGAACATCAGCACGCCGCTGGCAGAAAAAAGGTGTTGTCCGAACCACCATTCGAAATCAGTTGACAGCTCTTGCCTTTCGCCTGGGAGCATCCCCGGAATTTCTGGCAGACAGGTATCGGCGATAA
- a CDS encoding protoglobin domain-containing protein has translation MNPENLAASFHINHADLQQRLQAIGINETDRSQLAELWPSVEPHLDSFLNSLYDRFAATPSIAPLFVQENRRERLRQAQYNYLKQLFCARIDSDYVNSRLKIGWVHYRLQVTPQWYIAAACHFLTALLPTLLTYRCDSIHGIRCIEVLSRCLLFDVSLALQSYGYHEDLSVPSSQARRGESGNRVGNKAGVTSAPSAENLRAPRPTMSRLQLSEMETKSRMDFIGLDDRDVRKLQETASIVDRATPSILQDFYQHFASSKDLRMLVPPERVTALKQQVKTYWQELMQARFDRPYAASRMRIGVIHEEIGLEPQHYLTGLARQLAGFLRALATEADDPLAACTAFVRGVFFDVTFVIDSYMEARAATLMHAEGLAGRVMKGLQSAVAVVDTDQRILYANEKMVTLTGVEPALLRMMRLTDALPFPMIIELFEEHSRSGQGSTSRLMPWSTGMYQITLTGESDQTRSTRNESILVMDDVSRLLRISSDVNHDSEQYRNLIETVPAVLWQMDPGTGSLLLISTSATTLTGLRSTSFLGSLSHWRGLIVEADRPRFDRCMEVLTYQRAATCQYRLQHQSGREIWVQTSLSTTVDSLTDKDVISAITIDISRQKSAEQLRLQAVSQMAAGIAHRLNNALTVVDCNIELHLSESSDTPKSPLLDSALRASSRAATLARQLQAFSGGQILQPRLVSLNQLLHEDVRRIEETVGPHIAVKMVPAPALWMCNVDVDRLRTVIGNLCTNAQQAMIRGGDLVIETRNLTAGATDFDDPAFGRDWIELRLTDSGSGMTDEIRQRAIEPFFSEKPLPERNGLGLSIAHGFMSQSGGHLLIQSKPNQGTKVILRFPRPSVTLLTDLDSETADSGLSILVVDDEPAVLDSTAAILRRDGHRIQIAENAADALQIAESTDIDILLSDISLGDGADGFFLADEFTTRFPGVSVILMSGWAASQAHPPRSNWAFLSKPFTRSQLAAAVDKASQRSPRHP, from the coding sequence ATGAATCCGGAAAATCTGGCTGCATCCTTCCATATCAATCACGCAGATCTTCAGCAGCGGCTTCAGGCGATTGGCATCAATGAGACGGATCGATCTCAGTTGGCTGAGCTCTGGCCGAGCGTCGAACCGCATCTGGATTCATTTTTGAACAGTCTGTACGACCGATTTGCGGCAACGCCTTCGATTGCACCACTATTCGTTCAGGAGAATCGCCGTGAACGACTGCGTCAGGCCCAGTACAACTATCTGAAACAGCTGTTCTGCGCGAGAATCGATTCTGATTATGTAAACAGCCGTCTGAAAATTGGCTGGGTCCACTATCGCCTTCAAGTAACGCCTCAGTGGTACATCGCCGCCGCGTGCCACTTTCTCACAGCGCTCCTTCCCACCTTGCTGACGTATAGGTGCGATTCGATCCATGGAATTCGCTGCATCGAGGTTCTGTCCAGATGTTTGCTGTTTGACGTCAGCCTGGCATTGCAGTCCTACGGCTATCACGAAGACCTTTCGGTGCCTTCCAGTCAGGCTCGCCGTGGCGAATCGGGGAACAGAGTCGGTAACAAAGCAGGTGTTACTTCCGCTCCTTCTGCAGAAAATCTTCGCGCACCGCGACCAACGATGTCACGACTGCAGTTAAGCGAGATGGAGACAAAATCTCGCATGGACTTCATCGGACTTGATGATCGCGATGTGCGGAAATTGCAGGAAACAGCCAGTATTGTGGATCGGGCTACACCTTCGATTCTGCAGGATTTTTACCAACACTTCGCGTCGTCGAAGGACTTACGAATGCTGGTCCCGCCAGAACGGGTGACTGCGCTGAAACAACAGGTAAAGACCTACTGGCAGGAATTGATGCAGGCGAGATTCGATCGGCCGTATGCGGCGTCTCGAATGCGCATCGGAGTGATTCATGAAGAAATTGGACTTGAACCACAGCACTATCTGACCGGGCTGGCTCGTCAGCTGGCCGGATTCCTGCGTGCACTGGCTACAGAAGCAGATGATCCGCTGGCAGCATGCACCGCATTTGTAAGAGGCGTTTTCTTCGATGTGACTTTTGTGATTGATTCGTACATGGAAGCGCGAGCCGCCACATTGATGCATGCGGAGGGGCTGGCCGGTCGAGTGATGAAGGGGTTGCAGTCGGCGGTGGCCGTTGTCGATACCGATCAGCGAATTCTTTACGCCAACGAAAAAATGGTGACGCTCACCGGAGTCGAACCTGCGCTGCTGAGAATGATGCGTCTCACCGATGCGTTACCCTTTCCAATGATCATTGAGTTATTCGAGGAGCATAGCCGGAGCGGACAGGGAAGCACCTCACGACTGATGCCGTGGTCCACAGGGATGTACCAGATCACACTGACCGGCGAATCCGATCAGACGCGATCAACCAGAAATGAATCGATTCTGGTGATGGACGATGTTTCCCGACTGTTGCGCATCAGTTCGGACGTAAATCATGATTCTGAACAGTACCGGAATCTGATTGAAACCGTACCAGCCGTACTTTGGCAAATGGATCCTGGTACCGGGTCGTTGCTGCTGATATCGACATCTGCCACGACATTGACAGGACTCCGGTCGACGTCGTTTCTTGGCAGCCTCAGCCATTGGCGCGGGTTAATTGTGGAAGCCGACCGGCCTCGGTTTGATCGCTGTATGGAAGTACTGACCTATCAAAGAGCGGCCACGTGCCAGTATCGACTGCAGCATCAAAGCGGTCGGGAAATCTGGGTCCAGACGTCGCTTTCCACCACGGTCGATTCCTTGACAGACAAGGACGTGATATCGGCGATTACAATTGACATTTCACGCCAGAAATCCGCCGAACAATTACGACTGCAGGCTGTCAGCCAGATGGCGGCAGGCATCGCCCATCGACTCAATAATGCACTGACCGTCGTCGACTGCAACATCGAACTGCACCTGTCAGAATCGAGTGACACTCCAAAATCGCCGCTTCTGGACAGCGCTCTGCGAGCTTCCTCACGTGCTGCAACGCTGGCCCGGCAACTACAGGCATTTTCCGGGGGACAAATTCTTCAACCTCGCCTCGTTTCCCTGAATCAGCTGCTTCATGAAGACGTAAGACGCATTGAAGAAACCGTCGGACCTCATATTGCTGTGAAGATGGTTCCAGCCCCCGCCCTGTGGATGTGCAACGTCGATGTCGATCGGCTTCGTACCGTCATCGGCAACCTGTGCACGAACGCACAGCAGGCGATGATCCGTGGCGGGGATCTGGTCATTGAGACTCGCAACCTTACTGCGGGCGCAACAGACTTTGATGACCCTGCATTTGGTCGGGACTGGATTGAACTCCGCCTGACCGACAGCGGTTCCGGTATGACGGATGAAATCCGCCAGCGAGCGATTGAACCGTTCTTCTCCGAAAAGCCCCTTCCGGAACGGAATGGTCTGGGGCTCAGCATTGCTCATGGATTCATGTCACAAAGCGGTGGTCACCTGCTGATTCAAAGCAAACCGAATCAGGGGACAAAAGTCATTCTCAGATTTCCTCGACCGTCAGTAACCCTGCTGACAGACCTGGATTCTGAAACCGCGGACAGTGGATTGTCAATTCTCGTCGTCGACGACGAGCCAGCGGTGCTGGATTCGACCGCTGCCATTCTTCGGCGTGATGGCCATCGGATTCAGATTGCCGAAAATGCGGCCGACGCGCTGCAGATCGCGGAATCAACCGATATCGATATTCTGCTTTCGGATATCAGTCTCGGCGATGGAGCTGATGGCTTCTTCCTGGCGGACGAGTTCACAACTCGCTTTCCCGGAGTGTCAGTGATTCTGATGAGCGGATGGGCCGCTTCTCAGGCGCATCCGCCCCGCAGCAACTGGGCATTCCTCAGCAAGCCTTTCACTCGAAGCCAGTTGGCCGCAGCTGTAGACAAGGCCAGCCAGCGGTCGCCTCGCCATCCGTAA
- a CDS encoding AAA family ATPase — protein MKDWIRNLVTSPPEIVRQPAMDEDLMLELRQSLKEIETLYSAGAMLCGRLCPNRLPNGLEFFRDTMADLHRGLLIKIFVEIAFCDRRWHRAEREAGLVLLKHVWGDRVDEQNLDRALENSINLAKSLRWKALLEVFVQMPPLAEQIPQLDCLAIRIANIIAKADGRIVPSEGEALNRIVDSMESVFALRMRHSPSARSETAVADPWMQVATEPGKSVRPAGETSLARKKMGPKKSSETTGKKMKSDGNQSRASNQKRNPGAGGQSESEHTAIGEAMAELDQMIGLANVKSEVRGLINFLRVQQQRERHQLPGTPITLHTVFVGNPGTGKTTVARILSRALGAMGIVQQGHIVETDRSGMVAGYAGQTSIKANACIDEAIGGILFIDEAYSLVAEQGDDPFGEEATQVLLKRMEDERDQLVVVLAGYPARMQQLLKSNPGLSSRFQRTILFPDYSAEELLHIFHQLCRQHHYVVTPDADKKLSKGFHAMCSTRDDQFGNARTVRNLFERTIRSLANRVILITPITRQLLITIESDDIQL, from the coding sequence ATGAAAGACTGGATTCGGAATCTGGTAACCTCGCCGCCGGAGATCGTCCGGCAGCCGGCGATGGATGAAGACCTGATGCTGGAGCTCCGCCAGAGTCTGAAGGAAATCGAGACCCTTTATTCGGCCGGTGCGATGCTCTGCGGCCGACTCTGCCCGAACCGACTTCCCAATGGACTGGAATTCTTCCGAGACACGATGGCGGATCTTCATCGTGGATTGCTGATCAAGATCTTCGTAGAGATCGCGTTCTGCGACCGACGCTGGCATCGAGCTGAACGTGAAGCGGGGCTGGTGCTTCTGAAACATGTCTGGGGCGATCGTGTCGACGAGCAAAATCTCGACCGAGCGCTCGAGAACTCCATCAACCTCGCGAAATCGCTGCGATGGAAGGCACTTCTTGAAGTCTTCGTGCAGATGCCGCCACTGGCAGAACAGATTCCACAACTGGACTGTCTGGCAATTCGTATCGCAAACATTATCGCTAAAGCCGACGGTCGTATCGTGCCGTCAGAGGGGGAGGCCCTGAATCGAATTGTTGACTCCATGGAATCTGTGTTTGCGTTGCGGATGCGTCACAGTCCGTCCGCACGGTCAGAAACCGCGGTCGCCGATCCCTGGATGCAGGTGGCTACGGAGCCCGGCAAAAGTGTTCGTCCTGCCGGGGAGACAAGCCTCGCAAGAAAGAAAATGGGCCCAAAGAAATCCAGCGAGACAACTGGGAAAAAAATGAAGTCCGATGGAAATCAGTCCCGGGCTTCCAATCAGAAGAGGAACCCGGGAGCTGGCGGTCAAAGCGAGTCCGAACACACTGCAATCGGCGAAGCGATGGCGGAACTGGATCAGATGATTGGTCTGGCAAACGTGAAGTCGGAAGTGCGAGGACTCATCAATTTTCTGCGGGTTCAACAACAGCGTGAACGACATCAATTGCCGGGAACGCCGATTACCCTTCACACGGTATTTGTGGGTAACCCTGGCACGGGCAAGACAACGGTGGCACGAATTCTCAGCCGCGCGCTTGGAGCCATGGGTATCGTACAGCAGGGGCATATTGTTGAAACCGATCGCTCTGGTATGGTGGCCGGATATGCGGGGCAGACAAGCATCAAAGCCAATGCGTGTATTGATGAAGCGATCGGTGGCATACTGTTTATTGATGAAGCTTATAGCCTTGTCGCCGAACAGGGAGACGACCCGTTTGGTGAGGAAGCAACGCAGGTTCTGCTAAAACGAATGGAAGATGAACGCGATCAGCTTGTCGTTGTTCTTGCCGGATATCCCGCTCGGATGCAACAGCTGCTGAAATCGAATCCGGGCCTATCCTCTCGATTTCAGAGAACAATTCTGTTTCCGGATTATTCCGCCGAGGAATTGCTGCACATATTTCACCAGTTGTGTCGGCAACATCACTATGTCGTTACTCCGGATGCCGACAAGAAGTTGTCGAAGGGTTTTCATGCGATGTGCAGTACCCGAGATGACCAATTTGGTAACGCTCGAACAGTTCGCAATTTGTTTGAACGGACAATTCGCAGTCTTGCCAATCGAGTCATTCTGATCACACCCATTACACGGCAATTGCTGATCACAATCGAATCGGACGATATTCAGTTATGA
- a CDS encoding trypsin-like peptidase domain-containing protein, with protein MARRYFSILQCVTILSVGLAIGGHLSHLRITSTANAKPELDRENYIPPSAESLLQSGQHIARVSRQVMPAAVHIQAIRTDNGRKVEETGSGVLMRSTQARGLYVITNNHVVRGADSPQINVTLATGEIVNPTRVFRDGESDLAVLQVADKGQPTGRWGDSNQLEIGHFVLAVGSPFGLSQSVTMGIVSAKGRRDLSLTEDRTVINQDFIQTDAAINPGNSGGPLIDMHGMVVGINTAIASNSGGNEGIGFSIPSNLAHRVFEQLVTHGKVRRAYLGVELDSDFTDEAARRLGLPRATGARITRVYSQSTPAALAGLKADDVILTFNGVVVQDENHLINLVSLADVGTAARMEVHRGRRQQIVSVQLTDRDDYRTASEPVEPFRTR; from the coding sequence TTTTCAATTCTGCAATGCGTGACAATTCTGTCCGTCGGTCTGGCGATCGGTGGGCATCTCAGCCACCTGCGCATTACCTCAACTGCGAATGCCAAACCGGAACTGGATCGCGAGAACTACATCCCCCCCTCGGCTGAATCTCTGCTTCAGAGCGGCCAGCATATTGCACGCGTTTCCCGACAGGTGATGCCCGCCGCTGTCCATATTCAGGCGATTCGTACCGACAATGGTCGGAAAGTTGAAGAGACGGGATCCGGCGTGCTGATGCGAAGCACTCAAGCTCGGGGACTGTACGTCATCACCAACAATCACGTCGTCCGGGGCGCAGATTCCCCTCAAATCAATGTCACTCTTGCGACGGGTGAAATTGTCAACCCAACCCGAGTCTTTCGGGATGGCGAGAGCGACCTCGCGGTGCTTCAGGTGGCCGACAAAGGCCAGCCAACAGGCCGATGGGGAGACAGCAATCAACTGGAGATTGGTCATTTCGTTCTGGCTGTTGGAAGCCCCTTCGGTTTAAGCCAGTCTGTGACGATGGGGATTGTCAGTGCAAAGGGCCGCCGAGACCTCTCATTGACCGAAGATCGCACAGTCATCAATCAGGACTTCATCCAGACGGACGCCGCTATCAACCCGGGCAACAGTGGTGGTCCATTGATCGATATGCACGGGATGGTGGTGGGCATCAATACAGCCATCGCATCTAACAGTGGCGGCAATGAGGGGATTGGCTTTAGCATCCCCAGCAATCTTGCACACAGAGTCTTCGAGCAGCTTGTCACACACGGCAAGGTACGTCGAGCCTACCTGGGTGTCGAGCTGGACAGCGACTTCACCGACGAAGCCGCCAGACGACTGGGGCTGCCCAGAGCGACCGGTGCGAGAATCACAAGGGTGTATAGCCAATCAACACCAGCGGCTCTCGCCGGCCTGAAAGCGGATGACGTCATCCTCACCTTTAACGGGGTGGTGGTTCAGGATGAGAATCACTTGATCAACCTTGTCAGCCTTGCGGATGTTGGTACCGCAGCACGGATGGAAGTGCACCGGGGTCGACGCCAGCAGATTGTCAGCGTGCAGCTCACGGACAGAGACGACTACCGAACGGCATCCGAGCCGGTCGAACCTTTCCGGACACGTTAA